The following are encoded in a window of Peromyscus leucopus breed LL Stock chromosome X, UCI_PerLeu_2.1, whole genome shotgun sequence genomic DNA:
- the LOC114705701 gene encoding LOW QUALITY PROTEIN: pro-cathepsin H-like (The sequence of the model RefSeq protein was modified relative to this genomic sequence to represent the inferred CDS: deleted 2 bases in 2 codons): MWAALSLLCAGAWLLSAQATTELTVNAIEKFHFKSWMTQHQKTYSSVEYNYRLQMFANNLRKVNAHNQKNHTFKMALNQFSDMSFTEIKHKYFWSEPQNCSATKSNYLRGTGPYPSSMDWQKKGNYVSPVKNQGTCGSCWTFSTTGALESAVAIASGKMLSLAEQQLVDCAQNFNNHGCQGGLPSQAFEYILYNKGIMGEDAYPYRGKDGHCKFNPKKAIAFVKDVANITLNDEKAMVEAVALHNPVSFAFEVTEDFMLYHKGIYTSTSCHKTPDKVNHAVLAVGYGEQDGIPYWIVKNSWGTQWGDKGYFLIERGKNMCGLAACASYPIPQV, encoded by the exons ATGTGGGCCGCGCTGTCGCTGCTGTGCGCC GGGGCATGGCTGCTGAGTGCCCAGGCCACCACCGAGCTGACCGTGAACGCCATAGAAAAGTTTCACTTTAAGTCATGGATGACACAGCACCAGAAGACGTACAGCTCGGTGGAATACAACTACAGGCTGCAGATGTTTGCCAACAACCTGAGGAAGGTAAATGCCCACAACCAGAAGAACCACACATTTAAAATGGCATTGAACCAGTTTTCAGACATGAGCTTtactgaaata aaacacaaatacttCTGGTCAGAGCCTCAGAATTGTTCAGCCACCAAAAGTAACTACCTCCGTGGTACTGGCCCCTACCCCTCCTCCATGGACTggcagaagaaaggaaattatGTCTCACCAGTGAAAAATCAGGGCACCTGTGGCAGCTGCTGGACTTTCTCCACCACGGGGGCCCTGGAGTCTGCTGTGGCAATCGCCAGTGGGAAGATGCTGTCTTTGGCTGAGCAGCAGCTGGTAGACTGTGCCCAGAACTTCAACAATCATGGCTGCCAAGGAGGTCTCCCCAGCCAGGCCTTCGAGTACATCCTGTACAACAAAGGCATCATGGGAGAGGATGCCTACCCTTACAGAGGCAAGGATGGTCACTGCAAGTTCAACCCCAAAAAAGCCATCGCATTTGTCAAGGATGTTGCCAACATCACACTCAATGATGAGAAGGCGATGGTAGAAGCTGTGGCATTACACAACCCTGTGAGCTTTGCTTTTGAGGTGACTGAAGATTTTATGTTGTATCACAAGGGCATTTACACCAGCACTTCCTGTCATAAAACTCCAGATAAGGTAAAccatgcagtcctggctgttgGCTATGGAGAGCAGGATGGAATTCCCTACTGGATCGTGAAAAACTCTTGGGGCACCCAGTGGGGGGATAAAGGGTACTTCCTCATTGAGCGTGGAAAGAATATGTGTGGCCTGGCTGCCTGTGCCTCCTACCCCATCCCTCAGGTCTAA